The following proteins come from a genomic window of Desmospora profundinema:
- a CDS encoding glycosyltransferase — MNVWILPSGRSKGGVSLPLYPWIPRLESSVVLRSGMRYQYREGRWRGEDGGNIRWEGVECIHVAGERWEKSEWTLPSGIPIHQHLDRIPEEKPNWENVTSVSVPSKELEEQLRSLIPATTSIRLVLPTVPEVSHRWETAGRILRRALRERWGLQGKQVLGIVHGTISQMEWSGCKEVVEGLRRKGLKRLALCTFSHKTSQGEEAGRSWVAADWMLTGGGSNVSRTPLHFWAMARGIPVLTTDVGDHGEWVRHRHNGLLLTSSQWKQDLARYLYELCRDPAWWEDLGQNGRSLVHKWKVQP, encoded by the coding sequence ATGAACGTCTGGATTCTTCCGAGTGGTCGATCAAAGGGGGGAGTCTCTCTGCCGTTGTATCCCTGGATTCCCCGGTTGGAATCCTCCGTCGTCCTTCGGTCAGGGATGCGATATCAGTATCGGGAAGGGAGATGGCGGGGGGAGGATGGCGGAAACATCCGATGGGAGGGTGTGGAATGCATCCATGTTGCGGGAGAGAGATGGGAAAAATCAGAGTGGACATTGCCTTCGGGGATTCCCATCCATCAACACCTGGATCGAATCCCCGAAGAAAAACCGAATTGGGAAAACGTTACTTCCGTATCGGTTCCCTCGAAAGAATTGGAAGAACAATTGCGTTCCCTCATTCCCGCGACGACTTCCATCCGTCTGGTGCTACCGACTGTTCCGGAAGTATCCCACCGTTGGGAGACTGCTGGCCGTATCCTGCGGCGAGCTCTTCGGGAACGTTGGGGATTGCAAGGAAAACAAGTATTGGGAATTGTACACGGCACCATCAGCCAGATGGAATGGTCCGGATGTAAAGAAGTGGTAGAAGGGTTGCGGCGAAAGGGATTGAAACGTCTTGCATTGTGTACCTTTTCTCATAAAACGTCACAAGGGGAAGAAGCAGGGCGCAGCTGGGTGGCTGCGGATTGGATGTTGACAGGAGGGGGATCGAACGTCAGCCGAACGCCTCTTCATTTTTGGGCGATGGCACGAGGCATCCCTGTCTTAACCACAGATGTGGGTGACCATGGAGAATGGGTACGCCACCGGCACAACGGACTGTTGTTGACAAGTTCTCAGTGGAAACAGGACCTGGCCCGGTATTTGTATGAATTATGCCGCGACCCTGCTTGGTGGGAAGACTTAGGGCAGAATGGACGCTCTTTGGTTCACAAATGGAAGGTACAGCCATGA
- a CDS encoding dTDP-4-dehydrorhamnose 3,5-epimerase family protein has translation MIDGVVFKKLKKYCDDRGTFMEVVRDDEELLERFGQLSASMSYPGVIKAFHYHDRQDDLWYFPVGNAQVVLYDKRPDSSTLGNTDVYYMGEENPSLLFIPKGVAHGYRVLGNRPAMIVYLTTQSYQANAPDEHRLPFDDPEIGFDWNTRYR, from the coding sequence GTGATTGATGGTGTTGTGTTTAAAAAGTTGAAGAAGTACTGTGATGACCGCGGCACATTTATGGAAGTGGTTCGGGATGATGAAGAACTGCTAGAGCGGTTTGGGCAACTTTCAGCTTCGATGTCTTATCCAGGTGTAATCAAGGCTTTTCACTACCATGACCGACAGGACGATTTATGGTATTTCCCTGTCGGCAATGCCCAAGTCGTTTTGTACGACAAACGCCCCGACTCATCCACTCTGGGAAACACCGATGTGTATTACATGGGGGAGGAAAATCCGTCCCTCTTGTTCATTCCCAAGGGAGTAGCTCACGGTTACCGGGTGTTGGGAAACCGGCCCGCGATGATTGTTTATCTCACGACACAGTCCTACCAAGCGAATGCTCCCGATGAACACCGGTTACCGTTTGACGACCCTGAAATCGGGTTCGATTGGAACACCCGTTATCGTTGA